A stretch of DNA from Dehalococcoidales bacterium:
CGGGGTAAGCAGGAAGTCGTCGATGATCAGGAGCTGCACTCTGCTTAGCCTGGCGAGGGCTTTGAGATGAGAGCCGTCGCCACGTGATTGCTGCAGGGTCTCAAACAGCCGGGGTGCGCGCACGTAGAGCACGGTGTAACCGGCGCGGGCGGCGGCGTTGCCGAGGGCGCAGGCAATAAATGACTTGCCGACGCCCGCAGGGCCGCTGACCAGCACGTTACGATAGGCTGGTACCCACTCCGGGTTAGCCAGCTCCAGCATCACCTGCCGGTCGAGTCCGCGGGGCGCTCCGTAGTCGATATCCTCCAGGGAGGCTTCCTGGCGGAGCCTGGCCTTCTTGAGCAACCGCCGGAGCCTCAGGTTGTCGCGGTACAGCTTTTCATCCTGCACCAGCAGGCCCACGAATTCGTCATGGGCCAGAGATGCCTGATTAGAGTCGGCCAGCCGTTTCTCGAAGCTCTCCGCCATACCGTGTAGCTTGAGAGAATGCAGGATAGAAATCGTTTGTTGGTTAAGCACTGTTTGTCACTCCTTTCACCGGTAATACTCCGGTCCTCTGATATTCTGATGCGGCGGCAGCCCCGGCAGGCGGGGTTGCTCGCCGTTATCGGGAT
This window harbors:
- the istB gene encoding IS21-like element helper ATPase IstB — translated: MLNQQTISILHSLKLHGMAESFEKRLADSNQASLAHDEFVGLLVQDEKLYRDNLRLRRLLKKARLRQEASLEDIDYGAPRGLDRQVMLELANPEWVPAYRNVLVSGPAGVGKSFIACALGNAAARAGYTVLYVRAPRLFETLQQSRGDGSHLKALARLSRVQLLIIDDFLLTPLSDSERRDLLEVVEDRYQAGATIIASQCPISDWHPNIGDPTLADAVCDRLLHNAYKIEMRGDSMRTRRPAAKSNKKEEIESDKKVS